One window of the Microvirga mediterraneensis genome contains the following:
- a CDS encoding arginyltransferase encodes MTSQPRDAPQFYLTSPSACPYLPGKEERKVFTHIVGRRGRELNEILTQGGFRRSQTIAYRPACDACRACVSVRVLVNEFEPSGNLRRVLKDNADLIGNALPNRPSSEQYSLFRRYVDTRHADGGMADMTVLDYSMMVEDSHVDTKIIEYRRRGIDSGITGKGSGDLIAVCLTDEMSDGLSMVYSFYEPEMLDRSIGTFMILDHIRRAKAMGLPYLYLGYWVEGSKKMGYKARFKPQERLLAHGWARVD; translated from the coding sequence TTGACGAGCCAGCCCCGCGACGCCCCGCAATTCTACCTTACCTCCCCGTCCGCATGCCCGTACCTGCCGGGCAAGGAGGAGCGAAAGGTTTTCACGCATATCGTGGGACGGCGCGGCCGGGAGCTGAACGAGATCCTCACGCAGGGCGGCTTCCGGCGGTCGCAGACCATAGCATACCGGCCCGCTTGCGACGCGTGCCGCGCCTGCGTGTCCGTGCGGGTGCTCGTGAACGAGTTCGAGCCCTCCGGCAACCTGCGACGCGTTCTCAAGGACAATGCCGACCTGATCGGCAACGCGCTGCCCAACCGCCCCAGCTCGGAGCAGTATTCGCTCTTCCGCCGCTACGTGGACACGCGCCACGCCGATGGCGGCATGGCCGACATGACGGTGCTCGACTATTCCATGATGGTCGAGGACAGCCATGTAGACACGAAGATCATCGAGTATCGTCGGCGCGGGATCGACAGCGGAATTACGGGCAAAGGATCGGGCGACCTGATCGCCGTCTGCCTGACGGACGAGATGAGCGACGGCCTCTCCATGGTCTATTCGTTCTACGAGCCGGAGATGCTGGACCGCAGCATCGGCACCTTCATGATCCTCGACCATATCCGCCGCGCGAAGGCGATGGGCCTGCCCTATCTCTACCTCGGCTACTGGGTCGAGGGCTCCAAGAAGATGGGCTACAAGGCCCGCTTCAAGCCCCAGGAGCGCCTGCTCGCCCACGGCTGGGCGCGGGTGGATTGA
- a CDS encoding RDD family protein — protein sequence MVNQPYPPTLNYPSYTPDTRLTEGVISRRFWAYMIDLVVIALWVVLVSIGIFFLGIITLGLGWGLFFALPLTALIFIVYNAVTIGGASQATVGMRYMGLRVIDPNTGRGPSPLAAAVHALFFYVAISTFLLWACDVLVGFVRDDRRFIRDLLTGMMVVRA from the coding sequence ATGGTCAATCAACCCTATCCGCCGACCCTGAACTACCCGTCCTACACTCCGGACACCCGGTTGACGGAAGGCGTCATCTCGCGGCGCTTCTGGGCCTATATGATCGACCTGGTCGTGATCGCCCTGTGGGTCGTGCTCGTCTCCATCGGGATCTTCTTCCTCGGCATCATCACGCTCGGCCTCGGCTGGGGCCTGTTCTTCGCCCTGCCGCTCACGGCGTTGATCTTCATCGTCTACAACGCCGTCACCATCGGGGGCGCCTCGCAGGCGACGGTGGGCATGCGCTACATGGGCCTGCGCGTGATCGATCCGAACACGGGCCGCGGCCCCTCGCCCCTGGCCGCGGCCGTGCACGCGCTGTTCTTCTACGTGGCCATCTCGACCTTCCTGCTCTGGGCCTGCGACGTGCTCGTCGGCTTCGTCCGCGACGACCGCCGCTTCATCCGCGACCTGCTCACCGGCATGATGGTGGTCCGGGCTTAA
- a CDS encoding threonine ammonia-lyase produces MAYNKILEDDVADYAITIEDVKRAAETIRGQVLRTPLVPSPRLSQLTGATVFVKHENMQPTGSFKERGATTKLESLTEAERKRGVIAMSAGNHAQAVAYHARRLGIPATIVMPVGTPMVKAENTRAYGARVILDGETLYESAARAREIAEAEGLVFVHPYDDPKVMAGQGTIALEMLADAPDLDQIVVPIGGGGLISGIAVAAKAIKPSIEIVGVEAALYPSFRNAILGENRPIGGATLAEGIAVKTVGQLPLPIVRDLVPDIIAVEEPLIERAVNAYATLQRTMAEGAGAAGLAAMLAQPEHFQGKRVGLVLCGGNIDARILASVMVRELERDDRITSFRITSNDRPGLLGRVASLLGILGANILEVSHGRLFLDVPAKGVSIDITIETRDRAHTLEVFEALAAEGLAPQRIVSRSLPETAF; encoded by the coding sequence ATGGCGTATAATAAAATTCTGGAGGACGATGTGGCCGATTACGCCATTACCATCGAGGACGTGAAGCGCGCGGCGGAGACGATCCGGGGGCAGGTCCTGCGGACACCCCTCGTGCCGTCCCCTCGCCTGTCGCAGCTCACCGGCGCGACCGTGTTCGTCAAGCACGAGAACATGCAGCCGACCGGCTCCTTCAAGGAGCGCGGCGCCACCACGAAGCTGGAGAGCCTCACGGAAGCCGAGCGCAAGCGCGGCGTCATCGCCATGTCGGCCGGAAACCATGCCCAGGCGGTCGCCTATCATGCGCGCCGCCTCGGCATCCCGGCGACCATCGTGATGCCCGTCGGCACCCCCATGGTGAAGGCGGAGAATACCCGCGCCTACGGCGCGCGGGTGATCCTCGACGGAGAGACTCTTTACGAATCCGCCGCCCGCGCCCGCGAGATCGCCGAGGCCGAGGGCCTCGTCTTCGTCCATCCCTACGACGATCCGAAGGTGATGGCGGGACAGGGCACCATCGCGCTCGAAATGCTGGCCGACGCGCCCGATCTCGACCAGATCGTCGTGCCGATCGGCGGCGGCGGGCTGATTTCCGGCATCGCCGTCGCGGCGAAGGCGATCAAGCCGTCCATCGAGATCGTCGGCGTGGAAGCGGCCCTCTACCCGTCCTTCCGCAACGCCATCCTGGGCGAGAACCGTCCCATCGGGGGCGCGACGCTGGCAGAAGGCATCGCGGTCAAGACCGTGGGCCAGCTCCCGCTGCCCATCGTCCGGGATCTGGTGCCGGACATCATCGCCGTGGAGGAGCCCCTGATCGAGCGCGCGGTCAACGCCTATGCCACCCTGCAGAGGACCATGGCCGAAGGCGCCGGCGCGGCGGGGCTCGCGGCCATGCTGGCGCAACCCGAGCACTTCCAGGGCAAGCGCGTCGGCCTCGTGCTCTGCGGCGGCAACATCGACGCGCGGATCCTCGCCTCCGTCATGGTGCGCGAGCTGGAACGCGACGACCGGATCACATCGTTCCGCATCACCTCCAACGACAGGCCGGGCCTGCTCGGCCGTGTGGCCAGCCTTCTCGGCATTCTCGGGGCCAATATCCTCGAAGTCTCCCACGGCCGCCTGTTCCTGGATGTACCGGCGAAAGGCGTTTCCATCGACATCACTATCGAAACGCGGGATCGAGCACATACATTAGAGGTGTTCGAGGCCCTGGCAGCAGAGGGCCTCGCGCCGCAGCGGATCGTATCCCGCAGCCTGCCCGAGACCGCCTTCTGA
- a CDS encoding branched-chain amino acid ABC transporter permease codes for MTEGCTQLSRFLTPQREARKPASLLPSLVRKLARLAALLFGLCFLAACGLTIDSDQARVCRSALPALNPKAAITVERVQAGPGPRSLRVDYLAEYPDRPILQRFAICQFMAEGLSPNKAELEGLATEEGPLSGASLYLLKRYYLETPEGIAGDPGSRPAADAFEIPKSVAYWLQQILVSLPRTAIYALLSVAYALVFGLTGRINLAFGELAAVGSAATIAGASILLVYGTSSPVLGLAAGLAAALFAGAMHSAAGGYFTIGRIPGPSSQPSLIATVGMGLFLMEYLRLVQSPVTVWLPPIWSEAWPLARAEDFLVSLTPITVITAGIGLAAALGLLWLVQATGFGRSWRAYADDAKAAALMGVDGVRLLVQTLALAGAMAGLSGMLIVAQYGGLGFAGGFQYGLKALIAAVIGGIGSIPGAMLGGFAVGLFETLWSAYLPIEIRDMALYAALVVFLIFRPGGLLGFRDPTPRAV; via the coding sequence ATGACGGAGGGGTGCACCCAGCTCTCCCGCTTCCTCACCCCGCAAAGGGAAGCGAGGAAGCCGGCATCCTTACTCCCGAGCCTCGTCCGGAAGCTCGCGCGCCTCGCAGCACTCCTATTCGGCCTCTGCTTCCTCGCCGCCTGCGGGCTCACCATCGACTCGGACCAGGCGCGGGTGTGCCGGTCCGCCCTGCCCGCCCTCAATCCCAAGGCGGCAATCACCGTCGAGCGCGTCCAGGCCGGTCCCGGGCCGCGGAGCCTGCGGGTCGATTATCTGGCGGAGTACCCGGACCGCCCGATCCTCCAGCGCTTCGCGATCTGCCAGTTCATGGCCGAGGGGCTCTCCCCCAACAAGGCCGAGCTGGAAGGCCTGGCCACCGAAGAAGGCCCGCTTTCCGGCGCCAGCCTTTACCTGCTCAAGCGCTATTATCTCGAAACGCCGGAAGGGATCGCCGGGGATCCGGGAAGCCGTCCCGCCGCCGATGCGTTCGAGATCCCCAAAAGTGTCGCCTACTGGCTCCAGCAGATCCTGGTGAGCCTGCCGCGAACAGCGATCTATGCCCTGTTGTCGGTCGCCTATGCGCTGGTCTTCGGCCTGACCGGGCGGATCAACCTCGCCTTCGGGGAACTCGCGGCGGTGGGCTCCGCGGCCACCATCGCCGGCGCCTCGATCCTGCTGGTCTACGGCACGAGCTCGCCCGTTCTCGGCCTCGCGGCCGGTCTGGCGGCCGCCCTGTTCGCCGGGGCGATGCACAGCGCGGCGGGCGGCTATTTCACCATCGGACGCATCCCCGGCCCGAGTTCGCAGCCGAGCCTGATCGCGACCGTCGGCATGGGCCTCTTCCTGATGGAGTACCTGCGCCTCGTGCAGAGCCCCGTGACGGTCTGGCTGCCGCCGATCTGGTCCGAGGCCTGGCCTCTTGCCCGCGCGGAGGACTTCCTCGTCAGCCTGACGCCGATTACCGTCATCACGGCGGGGATCGGCCTTGCGGCGGCGCTCGGGCTCCTGTGGCTCGTCCAGGCCACGGGGTTCGGCCGGTCCTGGCGGGCCTATGCGGACGACGCGAAGGCGGCGGCGCTCATGGGCGTCGACGGGGTGCGCCTCCTGGTCCAGACACTCGCCCTGGCCGGCGCCATGGCGGGGCTCTCGGGCATGCTGATCGTGGCGCAATACGGCGGCCTGGGATTCGCAGGAGGCTTCCAATACGGCCTCAAGGCACTGATCGCCGCCGTCATCGGGGGCATTGGCTCTATCCCCGGAGCAATGTTAGGAGGTTTCGCCGTAGGGCTGTTCGAGACGCTCTGGTCGGCGTATCTCCCCATCGAGATACGCGACATGGCGCTTTACGCGGCCCTTGTCGTGTTTCTGATTTTCCGGCCCGGCGGTCTGCTGGGCTTCAGGGATCCGACACCAAGAGCCGTTTAA
- the hemB gene encoding porphobilinogen synthase has translation MSKLSPLPRRSSEEAPASSLNLSHRLRRNRKADWARRLVQENVLTVNDLIWPIFVVEGASGRTPVASMPGVDRLTITEAVREAERAASLDIPAIALFPYTDPALRDPTGSESLNSRNLVCRAAREIKKAVPSIGIICDVALDPYTSHGHDGVMDGERILNDETVSLLVRQAVLQAEAGADIIAPSDMMDGRVAAIREGLDAAGFLDVQIMAYAAKYASAFYGPFRDAIGTSATLVGDKRTYQMDPANSDEALREVALDLEEGADMIMVKPGMPYLDIVRRVKETFAVPTFAYQVSGEYAMIQAAAGNGWIDGERAMMESLLAFKRAGADGILTYFAPHVAQKLKNRG, from the coding sequence ATGTCGAAACTGTCGCCGCTCCCCCGCCGCTCCTCGGAAGAAGCCCCCGCCTCTTCCCTGAACCTGTCCCACCGCCTGCGACGCAACCGCAAGGCCGATTGGGCGCGGCGGCTGGTGCAGGAGAACGTGCTGACGGTGAACGACCTGATCTGGCCGATCTTCGTCGTCGAGGGTGCCAGCGGGCGGACGCCGGTCGCCTCGATGCCGGGCGTCGACCGCCTGACCATCACTGAGGCCGTGCGCGAGGCCGAACGGGCCGCATCCCTCGACATCCCGGCCATTGCACTCTTTCCCTATACCGATCCGGCGCTCCGCGACCCAACCGGGTCGGAGTCCCTGAACAGCCGCAATCTCGTCTGCCGCGCGGCGCGCGAGATCAAGAAGGCCGTGCCGAGCATTGGCATCATCTGCGACGTGGCGCTCGATCCCTATACGAGCCACGGCCATGACGGCGTGATGGACGGCGAGCGCATCCTCAACGACGAGACGGTCTCCCTGCTGGTGCGTCAGGCCGTGCTTCAGGCGGAAGCAGGCGCCGACATCATCGCCCCGTCGGACATGATGGACGGCCGCGTGGCCGCCATCCGCGAGGGACTCGACGCGGCCGGGTTCCTGGACGTTCAGATCATGGCCTACGCGGCCAAGTACGCCTCCGCCTTCTACGGCCCGTTCCGGGACGCCATCGGCACGAGCGCCACCCTGGTCGGCGACAAGCGCACCTACCAGATGGATCCGGCCAATTCCGACGAGGCCCTGCGCGAGGTCGCCCTCGATCTCGAGGAAGGCGCGGACATGATCATGGTCAAGCCCGGCATGCCCTATCTCGATATCGTACGACGGGTGAAGGAGACCTTCGCGGTCCCGACCTTCGCCTACCAAGTCTCCGGCGAGTATGCCATGATCCAGGCCGCGGCCGGGAACGGCTGGATCGACGGGGAACGGGCGATGATGGAAAGCCTCCTGGCCTTCAAGCGTGCCGGCGCGGACGGAATCCTCACCTATTTCGCTCCCCATGTCGCGCAGAAGCTGAAAAACCGGGGCTGA
- a CDS encoding enoyl-CoA hydratase/isomerase family protein, giving the protein MDESVEVLCEKQGEAGLITLNRPKALNALTLPMVREMRRALDAWARDPAVTRIVVQGAGEKAFCAGGDIRQLTEDLKAGRREEALAFWREEYQLNTAIKRYPKPYISLIDGIVMGGGVGVSLHGAYRVAGDRYLFAMPEVGIGFFPDVGATYALPRLPGQTGMYLALTGERVKRADAMMLGLATHAVPSGNIPGLRDALIGGDAVEAALARVATDPDEAPLEDQRELIDSCFSAGSVIEILARLDAAAAKGSEFAAKTAAGMRTKSPTSLCLAFEQVRRGASMDFEDAMRTEFRIVSRIGDGHDFHEGVRAVLIDKDNRPAWRPASLEDVEPAAIERHFADLGDRELEIA; this is encoded by the coding sequence ATGGACGAGAGCGTTGAAGTCCTCTGCGAGAAGCAGGGCGAGGCGGGCCTCATCACGCTCAACCGTCCGAAGGCGCTCAATGCCCTGACGCTGCCCATGGTGCGCGAGATGCGCCGGGCCCTCGATGCCTGGGCGCGGGATCCCGCCGTGACGCGGATCGTCGTCCAGGGGGCGGGCGAGAAGGCGTTCTGCGCCGGGGGCGATATCCGCCAGCTCACGGAAGACCTGAAGGCCGGACGGCGCGAGGAGGCGCTCGCCTTCTGGCGCGAGGAATACCAGCTCAATACCGCCATCAAACGCTATCCCAAGCCGTATATCTCCCTGATCGACGGGATCGTCATGGGCGGAGGCGTCGGCGTGTCCCTGCACGGCGCCTACCGGGTCGCGGGGGACCGCTATCTCTTTGCCATGCCGGAGGTCGGGATCGGCTTCTTCCCCGATGTCGGCGCGACCTATGCGCTCCCGCGCCTGCCGGGCCAGACCGGTATGTATCTCGCGCTCACGGGCGAGCGCGTGAAGCGCGCCGACGCGATGATGCTGGGGCTCGCGACCCATGCAGTGCCGAGCGGGAACATCCCGGGTCTCCGGGACGCCCTGATCGGCGGCGATGCTGTCGAGGCGGCTCTCGCCCGGGTCGCGACCGATCCCGACGAGGCTCCTCTGGAAGATCAGCGGGAACTCATCGATTCCTGTTTTTCCGCCGGAAGCGTGATCGAGATCCTGGCGCGCCTCGACGCGGCCGCCGCGAAGGGTTCGGAGTTCGCCGCGAAGACCGCCGCAGGCATGCGGACGAAGTCGCCGACGAGCCTGTGCCTTGCCTTCGAGCAGGTGCGCCGGGGGGCATCGATGGATTTCGAGGACGCCATGAGAACCGAATTCCGCATCGTCTCCCGCATCGGCGACGGCCACGACTTCCATGAGGGCGTGCGGGCGGTCCTGATCGACAAGGACAACCGCCCCGCCTGGCGGCCCGCCTCCCTGGAGGACGTGGAGCCGGCCGCCATTGAGCGTCACTTCGCCGATCTGGGCGACCGGGAACTGGAGATCGCCTGA
- a CDS encoding DUF6163 family protein, whose translation MFRNGNQGTSAQATREYLSDRIEERPVATSIMRWSFVLTWFMRVLAILWIMKGLSAWAVILGIWTPIGHFEGRSTGYQATIIYFALIDLVAAVGLWMASTWGGIMWLLAIMSHLILAAFFPGIVSGGVMTMAFFLTLIAVYLGISWLAAQENR comes from the coding sequence ATGTTCCGCAACGGCAATCAAGGCACGTCCGCCCAGGCGACCCGGGAATACCTCTCCGACCGGATCGAGGAGCGCCCCGTCGCCACCTCGATCATGCGCTGGAGCTTCGTTCTCACCTGGTTCATGAGGGTCCTGGCGATCCTCTGGATCATGAAGGGCCTGAGCGCCTGGGCGGTGATCCTCGGAATCTGGACGCCGATCGGGCATTTCGAGGGGCGCTCGACGGGCTATCAGGCCACGATCATCTATTTCGCCCTGATCGACCTGGTCGCGGCGGTCGGCCTTTGGATGGCCAGCACCTGGGGCGGGATCATGTGGCTGCTCGCCATCATGAGCCACCTGATTCTCGCGGCGTTCTTCCCGGGCATCGTGTCCGGCGGCGTCATGACGATGGCGTTCTTCCTGACCCTGATCGCCGTCTATCTCGGAATCTCCTGGCTGGCCGCTCAGGAGAACCGCTGA
- a CDS encoding L,D-transpeptidase family protein, with product MLSRRTLLTGSLALIFTPATGALAQQFAQSQAEWSQNYEAVSRTRVQRTSTPMLSQESLAATEQMIEYYRNIAARGGWMPVQGVQGLRVGSKSPAVVALRQRLIITGDLDQAAGESPIYDSYVEAGVRRFQARHGISSTGTMTAPTVIAMNVPVDVRIRQLEINVSRLRTLVAGGLPNRYVVANIPAALVETVEGGVVHTRHAAGVGKSDRQSPLLNTKVVEVNFNPFWTVPASIIKKDLIPKMQKEPNYLTDNKIRIFNGNTEIAPSQVNWFSDEATRYRFRQDPGGELNSMGFVRINIPNKDGVYMHDTPSKGIFGDDFRFVSSGCIRVQNVRDYIEWLLKDTPGWSREQIDATFKSGDRIDARLAQPVPIHWIYMTAWATPDGLVQFRDDIYNKDGLGNAIPVASRTPTEPDEEMFLQN from the coding sequence ATGTTGTCTCGCCGTACCCTCCTGACCGGATCGCTCGCCCTGATCTTCACGCCGGCCACCGGAGCCCTGGCCCAGCAATTCGCTCAGAGCCAGGCCGAGTGGTCGCAGAACTACGAGGCCGTGTCGCGCACCCGCGTGCAGCGCACCTCGACCCCCATGCTCTCGCAGGAATCCCTCGCCGCGACCGAGCAGATGATCGAGTATTACCGCAACATCGCGGCCCGCGGCGGCTGGATGCCCGTCCAGGGCGTGCAGGGCCTGCGCGTCGGCTCCAAGAGCCCGGCGGTCGTCGCCTTGCGCCAGCGCCTCATCATCACCGGCGATCTCGATCAGGCCGCCGGCGAATCGCCGATCTATGATTCCTACGTCGAGGCCGGCGTGCGCCGCTTCCAGGCCCGGCACGGCATCAGCTCCACCGGCACCATGACGGCCCCGACCGTGATCGCCATGAACGTGCCCGTGGACGTGCGCATCCGCCAGCTCGAGATCAACGTGTCCCGCCTGCGCACCCTCGTGGCCGGCGGACTGCCCAACCGATACGTGGTCGCCAACATCCCGGCCGCCCTGGTCGAGACGGTGGAGGGCGGCGTCGTCCATACCCGCCACGCCGCCGGCGTCGGCAAGAGCGACCGTCAGTCGCCGCTCCTGAACACCAAGGTGGTCGAGGTCAACTTCAACCCGTTCTGGACCGTGCCCGCTTCGATCATCAAGAAGGATCTGATCCCGAAGATGCAGAAGGAGCCGAACTACCTGACGGACAACAAGATCCGCATCTTCAACGGCAACACGGAGATCGCGCCCTCGCAGGTGAACTGGTTCTCCGACGAGGCGACCCGCTACCGCTTCCGCCAGGATCCGGGCGGCGAGCTCAACTCCATGGGCTTCGTGCGCATCAACATCCCGAACAAGGATGGCGTCTACATGCACGATACGCCCTCCAAGGGCATCTTCGGCGACGATTTCCGCTTCGTGTCCTCGGGCTGCATCCGCGTGCAGAACGTGCGCGATTACATCGAATGGCTCCTGAAGGACACCCCCGGCTGGAGCCGCGAGCAGATCGACGCCACGTTCAAGTCCGGCGATCGGATCGACGCCCGTCTGGCGCAGCCGGTTCCGATCCACTGGATCTACATGACCGCCTGGGCGACCCCGGACGGCCTCGTCCAGTTCCGCGACGACATCTACAACAAGGACGGCCTCGGCAACGCGATCCCGGTCGCCAGCCGCACCCCGACCGAGCCGGACGAAGAGATGTTCCTGCAGAACTGA
- a CDS encoding cadherin domain-containing protein, translated as MAIQTTTPTDGDDIYLIAENQVAGGSFDGKLGNDTLQLTGNTSSGTALSFDFTSATLLSGFETIRGSTSTDYITLSSSQLASISTYDSGGDGYIDFLQIRGTTIDLRDKAIIGPIQISPVTSSATVTVNSKALAEKIYGRHAPGMHLILEGVTLTAAERQTLHNKGIDNITDASGVTSTDTAPQLSGIGGDITTIQAGQTYHVDIGQNAVITEDHTLSSMNIELDNFFDANAMLDIDTAGNVDLVPTNFNEKVFVNSIEIGTVTRITWASEFRFSFNASATPALVQELIRAVTFKYNGSAMPFGSNEVSVEVIDSGNRSAKSKFTLAYQNNAPTDLTLSQATVAENTRSGTQMGKITASDPNEGDRMNFSLLDDAGGRFSLGWDGTLFVKDAGKLDYEQAHSHTIRVKATDRGGLTIEKSFVITLTDVAEDGTSGPDQPIADRMTIRGSAKKDILKGTVADEIIFGGLSNDTLTGGLGRDIFVFDSKPGTAATDRKVNFDKITDFNVNDDSIWLDNKYFTKLGKGTLAQPGKLTAKFFSVGDHSKNKSNYLIYNKKTGVLSYDADGSGSKLAVEIAILKKGLSLTSQHFFVI; from the coding sequence ATGGCGATACAGACAACTACCCCGACCGATGGGGACGACATCTACCTTATCGCGGAGAATCAAGTAGCCGGCGGCAGTTTCGACGGAAAGTTAGGGAACGATACCCTTCAACTGACCGGGAACACTTCCTCAGGCACCGCACTGTCATTTGATTTTACAAGCGCAACACTTCTGAGTGGATTCGAAACCATCCGCGGCTCGACGTCGACAGATTATATTACCTTGTCCAGCTCGCAACTGGCCTCAATATCCACCTACGACAGTGGCGGCGACGGCTATATCGATTTTCTCCAGATCAGAGGCACAACTATCGATCTCCGTGACAAAGCAATTATAGGACCAATTCAAATTAGTCCTGTGACTTCCTCGGCCACGGTGACGGTCAACAGCAAGGCGCTTGCCGAAAAAATATATGGCCGCCATGCGCCGGGAATGCATCTCATCCTGGAGGGCGTCACCCTTACGGCAGCCGAGAGGCAGACTCTTCACAACAAGGGCATCGACAACATCACCGATGCCAGTGGGGTGACGAGCACCGATACGGCACCGCAGCTTTCCGGTATTGGCGGCGACATAACGACGATCCAGGCTGGACAAACCTACCATGTCGATATCGGTCAGAATGCGGTGATCACTGAAGACCATACTTTAAGTAGTATGAACATCGAATTGGATAATTTTTTCGATGCGAATGCAATGCTCGATATCGATACGGCTGGAAACGTCGATCTTGTGCCAACAAATTTCAACGAGAAAGTCTTCGTCAACAGCATCGAAATCGGAACGGTGACACGCATCACTTGGGCAAGCGAGTTTCGATTCTCCTTCAATGCGAGCGCAACACCAGCGCTCGTCCAAGAGCTTATCCGTGCCGTCACGTTCAAATACAACGGGTCAGCAATGCCCTTCGGGAGCAATGAAGTGAGCGTCGAAGTGATCGATTCGGGCAATCGGTCCGCGAAGTCGAAATTCACCCTCGCTTATCAGAACAACGCGCCGACAGATCTGACTCTTTCTCAGGCGACAGTCGCTGAGAATACTCGCTCGGGAACTCAAATGGGCAAGATTACTGCATCCGATCCCAACGAGGGCGATCGCATGAACTTCTCGCTTTTGGACGATGCAGGCGGACGCTTTTCGCTAGGCTGGGATGGCACGCTGTTCGTCAAGGATGCGGGCAAGCTCGATTACGAACAGGCGCATTCTCATACGATTAGGGTCAAGGCGACGGACAGAGGCGGTCTGACTATTGAAAAATCCTTCGTCATTACTCTTACCGACGTGGCGGAGGATGGCACCTCCGGCCCCGATCAGCCGATCGCGGACCGGATGACGATCAGGGGTTCGGCCAAAAAGGATATCCTGAAAGGAACTGTGGCAGATGAGATCATCTTCGGCGGTCTCTCCAACGACACCCTCACAGGAGGGCTCGGTCGAGACATCTTCGTGTTCGATTCGAAGCCGGGCACAGCCGCAACGGATCGGAAAGTGAACTTCGACAAGATTACCGACTTCAACGTTAATGACGATTCGATCTGGCTCGACAACAAGTATTTCACGAAGCTCGGCAAAGGTACTCTTGCTCAGCCCGGCAAACTCACTGCCAAGTTTTTCAGCGTCGGCGATCATTCCAAGAACAAGAGCAATTATCTGATCTACAACAAGAAGACCGGCGTATTGTCCTATGATGCCGATGGTTCGGGCTCGAAATTGGCCGTTGAGATTGCCATTCTTAAGAAAGGCCTCTCACTGACCTCTCAGCACTTCTTCGTCATCTAA